From one Pontibacillus sp. HMF3514 genomic stretch:
- a CDS encoding alpha-glucosidase — protein MEQKWWKEVVVYQVYWRSFNDTSGNGVGDLEGVIEKLDYIQSLGIDVLWLNPFFESPDKDNGYDISDYYSVMDKAGDMETFERLLEEVHKRDMKLIMDLVVNHTSDQHPWFIESRSSKDNPKRDWYIWRDAKEDGSEPNNWRSYFTPSTWEYDDKTGQYYFHSFATEQPDLNWENPEVREEIYNMMRFWLDKGIDGFRMDVINLLAKLEGFPDAENPENLDSLGNNPGIHEYLKEMNEKVLKHYDVFTVGEIPFVTPEDGLLYVGEDREELNTLFHFEVCDDMVRMDVPRFKEIQKRWYEGIFGRGTNSQFLNNHDHTRMVTRFGNDGEYRVESAKLLGTLVHTLPGIPYVFMGEEIGMTGVDFDSIDDYQDIAMINKYNEEVGKGRDEAEVLEELKLLSRDNSRTPMQWDSSQNAGFTDGEPWIKMNPNYTEINVENALNDKNSVFYYYQKLISLRKTYKVFSYGDYQPILEDHAKIYAFFREFEGEKILVVANMSDEENLFEYSVETSDVELLLHNYEVEQEVSNVSLRPHEVRVYLWS, from the coding sequence ATGGAACAGAAATGGTGGAAAGAAGTTGTCGTATATCAGGTTTACTGGCGAAGCTTCAATGATACATCTGGCAATGGAGTCGGTGATTTAGAAGGTGTAATCGAAAAGCTAGATTACATACAATCATTAGGCATTGATGTCCTGTGGTTAAATCCGTTCTTTGAGTCACCAGACAAGGATAATGGCTATGATATATCTGATTACTACTCCGTTATGGATAAGGCAGGAGATATGGAGACATTTGAGCGTTTGTTAGAAGAAGTTCATAAGCGTGACATGAAGTTAATTATGGACCTGGTTGTAAACCACACCAGCGATCAGCACCCATGGTTTATAGAGTCACGCTCTTCTAAGGATAATCCAAAAAGAGATTGGTATATATGGAGGGATGCGAAAGAAGATGGATCCGAACCAAATAATTGGAGAAGCTATTTTACTCCATCTACTTGGGAGTATGATGATAAAACAGGACAGTATTATTTCCACTCCTTTGCGACGGAACAACCTGATTTAAACTGGGAGAATCCAGAAGTTCGTGAAGAAATCTATAACATGATGCGCTTTTGGCTAGATAAAGGCATCGATGGATTTCGCATGGATGTTATCAATCTCTTAGCTAAGCTTGAAGGCTTCCCTGATGCAGAGAATCCGGAGAACCTTGATTCCCTAGGAAATAATCCAGGCATTCATGAGTACTTAAAGGAGATGAATGAAAAGGTATTGAAACATTATGACGTCTTTACAGTTGGAGAAATCCCGTTTGTGACACCAGAAGATGGTTTGTTATACGTAGGGGAAGACCGTGAAGAATTAAATACTCTTTTTCATTTCGAAGTTTGTGATGATATGGTCCGAATGGATGTACCTCGTTTTAAAGAGATTCAAAAACGTTGGTATGAGGGAATATTTGGTCGAGGAACGAACTCACAATTCTTAAATAACCATGATCACACGCGAATGGTTACTCGCTTTGGAAATGATGGAGAATATCGAGTGGAGTCAGCTAAATTACTCGGTACACTTGTTCATACACTACCAGGCATTCCGTATGTGTTTATGGGTGAAGAGATTGGCATGACTGGAGTGGATTTTGATTCCATTGATGATTACCAAGATATCGCCATGATCAATAAGTACAACGAAGAGGTTGGAAAAGGTCGTGATGAAGCAGAAGTGTTAGAGGAATTAAAACTATTAAGTCGTGATAATTCTCGAACACCGATGCAGTGGGACAGCTCGCAAAATGCTGGTTTCACAGATGGGGAACCATGGATCAAAATGAATCCGAACTATACTGAGATCAATGTTGAAAATGCTTTGAATGACAAGAACTCTGTGTTTTATTATTACCAAAAGCTTATCTCATTACGTAAGACTTATAAGGTATTTTCATATGGGGATTATCAGCCTATATTAGAGGATCACGCTAAGATTTATGCTTTCTTCAGAGAGTTTGAAGGCGAGAAAATACTTGTAGTGGCCAACATGAGTGATGAGGAGAATCTGTTTGAGTACTCGGTAGAGACAAGTGATGTTGAACTGCTCCTTCATAATTATGAGGTGGAACAAGAAGTATCCAATGTAAGTCTTAGACCTCATGAAGTCAGGGTTTATTTGTGGAGTTAA
- a CDS encoding ROK family protein, translating into MNYVLGIDIGGTKVAIGLVGEDGVLYHQAKIPTDVKANPEDVIHQLFGGIDTLIEQSGVQFEKIHGIGIGAPGPLDSKKGLITCPPNLPKWHDVNIVHLFKEKYKLPVRLENDCNAATLAEKWIGAAQPNEDFMYLTISTGIGSGIYSDGRLISGKSGNAGDVGHMMIDPSYGTCTCGQKGCWEWIASGTGIARQGSELLGRPVTAEEVFTLYNQGDLSVKEMIEPIFTIIGAGCTNLINAFDPEKIVIGGGVSKVGDPLFKVVQSYVQKYALSPSGRETQIVSSGLDHNAGTIGAAALLFQIEHAIDNTCSR; encoded by the coding sequence ATGAATTATGTGCTCGGTATCGATATCGGTGGCACAAAAGTTGCGATTGGCCTTGTGGGAGAGGACGGTGTTCTGTACCACCAAGCCAAAATTCCAACAGATGTTAAAGCAAATCCAGAAGACGTGATTCATCAACTATTTGGTGGAATTGATACGTTAATCGAACAATCAGGAGTTCAATTTGAAAAAATACACGGCATTGGAATCGGAGCTCCCGGTCCTTTAGATTCAAAGAAAGGGTTGATCACATGCCCACCGAATCTACCGAAGTGGCATGATGTAAACATTGTCCATCTTTTCAAAGAAAAGTATAAGCTTCCTGTACGACTCGAAAATGATTGTAACGCTGCTACATTAGCTGAAAAGTGGATAGGTGCTGCCCAACCGAATGAGGACTTCATGTATTTAACGATAAGTACAGGTATAGGATCGGGTATTTACTCTGATGGTCGTTTGATATCAGGTAAAAGCGGCAATGCAGGGGATGTTGGTCATATGATGATTGATCCATCTTATGGAACATGTACTTGTGGTCAAAAAGGTTGCTGGGAGTGGATCGCTTCTGGGACAGGTATTGCGAGACAGGGATCAGAGCTTTTGGGGCGTCCTGTAACAGCAGAAGAAGTATTTACACTTTATAACCAGGGGGACCTATCTGTTAAAGAGATGATCGAACCTATCTTCACAATAATTGGTGCTGGTTGTACGAATCTGATAAACGCATTCGATCCAGAAAAAATCGTTATCGGTGGAGGTGTTTCAAAGGTTGGAGATCCTTTATTTAAGGTGGTCCAATCCTATGTTCAAAAGTACGCATTAAGTCCTTCTGGAAGAGAAACACAGATTGTGTCTTCAGGTTTAGATCATAATGCCGGTACGATTGGCGCAGCAGCTTTACTTTTTCAAATCGAACATGCAATAGATAATACATGCTCTAGATAA
- a CDS encoding amylo-alpha-1,6-glucosidase, which yields MEYSVIKEGDLFLTTEQNGDIDATHDKGYGLYTKDTRFLSKFDLTINGEKPSLLTSTASKNYVASIRVMKNEDDVGAIEAVRDRFIYDGVLYERLSFLNYFPTRQQFEVALSFDADFQDMFIVRNFRSGEVGEKTGQAVQDRSLSIGYKGKDQVTRESLIEWDQKEKSVNEDGTVTFELGLEPKQETAIVFSITPVIDGHKGTVKPYDEAFHQLESSYHNWVEEGTKVNSDLPLFDDVYQRGAQDLRMLMTDVGYGNVPVAGLPWFAVPFGRDSLITALFMLPYRPDQVKGTLRTLAHYQGTKVDQNRDEQPGKIMHEIRFGELSSTNQTPFTPYYGTNDATALFIVLAVEYYHWTDDIALIKELQPNIDRALEWINTYGNSDGYGYVQYAQEASKGFPNQGWKDSKNSIVHEDGQFADAPIALSEVQGYVYQAKNNLAPIYRELGLEEKATHLENEAETLKNRFEEDFWMEDEKFYAIALDGHKQPVKSITSNPGHVLMSEMLQEERAGHVAERLVAEDLFNGYGVRTMTPQSAGYYPMSYHAGSVWPHDNAMCLIGLSRLGLKEEAIQIVEGMLEASKGFEYLRLPELFCGHDSTLGYPVPYPTTCSPQAWSATSSFIFLQTVLGVQPNSLTKEVKIDPVLPQGMNKLRVEGMSIGEGMLSLTIERNEGDYVITVLKNTTGYSLRKKGKQIQLQS from the coding sequence ATGGAATATAGCGTAATTAAAGAAGGAGATCTATTCCTTACAACAGAGCAAAATGGAGATATTGATGCAACTCATGATAAAGGGTATGGATTATATACAAAAGATACACGTTTCTTAAGTAAGTTTGATCTAACAATCAACGGAGAGAAACCATCTCTATTGACTTCCACAGCATCCAAGAACTATGTTGCTTCTATCCGCGTTATGAAAAATGAAGATGATGTAGGTGCGATTGAAGCGGTTCGTGACCGTTTTATCTATGATGGCGTATTATATGAGCGTCTATCCTTTCTGAATTACTTCCCAACTCGTCAGCAGTTTGAAGTAGCTCTATCATTTGATGCAGACTTTCAGGACATGTTCATTGTTCGTAACTTTAGAAGTGGTGAGGTAGGTGAGAAGACAGGACAAGCTGTTCAAGATCGTTCGCTGAGTATCGGGTACAAAGGGAAGGATCAAGTTACTCGTGAATCTCTTATCGAGTGGGATCAAAAAGAGAAAAGTGTAAATGAAGATGGAACAGTGACATTTGAGTTAGGTTTAGAACCAAAGCAAGAGACAGCAATTGTATTTTCCATTACGCCCGTTATCGACGGACATAAAGGTACCGTAAAACCATATGATGAAGCATTTCACCAGCTTGAATCTTCCTATCACAACTGGGTAGAAGAAGGGACAAAGGTGAACAGTGACCTTCCTTTATTTGATGACGTTTATCAGCGTGGTGCTCAGGACCTACGCATGCTTATGACGGATGTAGGTTATGGAAATGTTCCAGTAGCTGGTCTACCTTGGTTCGCTGTTCCATTTGGACGTGATAGTTTAATTACGGCTTTATTCATGCTTCCATATCGACCTGATCAGGTAAAAGGAACACTACGTACCTTAGCTCATTATCAGGGGACAAAAGTGGATCAAAATCGAGATGAACAACCAGGCAAGATCATGCATGAAATTCGTTTTGGTGAGCTTTCATCAACGAACCAAACCCCTTTCACCCCTTATTACGGCACAAACGATGCAACAGCCCTTTTCATTGTTCTTGCAGTTGAATACTATCATTGGACCGATGATATAGCGCTTATAAAAGAGTTACAACCTAACATTGATCGAGCGTTGGAGTGGATCAATACGTACGGTAACTCAGACGGGTATGGGTATGTTCAATATGCACAGGAAGCATCAAAAGGCTTCCCTAACCAAGGGTGGAAAGATTCTAAGAACTCTATTGTTCATGAGGACGGCCAATTTGCAGATGCTCCAATTGCTTTATCTGAGGTTCAGGGTTATGTTTATCAAGCAAAAAATAATCTAGCCCCGATATACCGAGAGTTAGGGTTAGAGGAAAAGGCCACTCATTTAGAAAATGAAGCGGAAACACTTAAAAATCGTTTTGAAGAGGATTTCTGGATGGAAGATGAAAAGTTCTATGCCATTGCTTTAGATGGTCATAAACAACCAGTTAAATCGATTACATCTAATCCAGGGCATGTTCTTATGTCTGAGATGCTCCAAGAGGAAAGAGCGGGGCATGTAGCTGAGCGACTTGTAGCAGAAGATTTATTCAATGGATATGGTGTACGTACCATGACACCACAATCGGCTGGATACTATCCAATGAGCTATCACGCTGGGAGTGTATGGCCTCATGATAATGCGATGTGTCTAATTGGTCTTAGCCGACTAGGGTTAAAGGAAGAAGCCATTCAAATTGTAGAAGGCATGCTTGAAGCCTCAAAAGGATTTGAATACTTGCGCTTACCTGAATTGTTCTGTGGGCATGATTCTACACTTGGATATCCAGTACCTTATCCTACGACATGCTCTCCACAAGCCTGGTCTGCAACGTCATCATTCATTTTCCTTCAAACTGTGCTCGGCGTACAACCGAATTCATTAACGAAAGAAGTTAAGATAGACCCAGTACTTCCTCAAGGGATGAATAAGCTACGTGTTGAAGGAATGAGTATTGGAGAGGGCATGCTTTCACTCACCATTGAGCGAAATGAGGGAGATTATGTTATCACTGTGTTAAAAAATACAACAGGATATTCTCTTCGTAAAAAGGGTAAACAAATACAGTTACAAAGCTAG
- a CDS encoding ABC transporter substrate-binding protein produces the protein MKNVMRLMLVAMLGTIVFLAACGGNESSQSSEGNSDNSNNNSSEDKKTENGDKLRVAFGMGESEWKVFENEIIPAFEQETGIKVEPIAIESDNLVNKLTAEVDSGNFSVDMFAQDVNNLSALVARDLVADLSEYKSEIPEKVIPGMVDVATFNEKLLFLPYRPNVEITFYNEKKFNKYDMNPPQNWDELLKVAKTFKQEEGQGRVAMKANLGGDNVIHMFDFIRSAGGDPYVLNDEGSIKAFKYMQKLYPYLAEQSSKATWDTMNQFLEKDSVYLGQNWPFYIPQFHKHGKDEIQAYSGWSGPAKESHTLGGEVIGIPKGSKKVDEAIKFAKFLMSKEVQELLVSELAWPSVRSDAYGLVQGYQKPYFKAIKNALEHAEPRGNVPYWGDAEKIYTEAFQKIVVEGQDVEENLNKAAKQLQKLQQKQQ, from the coding sequence ATGAAAAATGTTATGAGGTTAATGCTTGTAGCGATGTTAGGAACGATTGTATTTCTAGCCGCATGTGGTGGAAATGAAAGTTCACAGTCAAGTGAAGGGAACTCTGATAATAGTAACAATAATAGTTCTGAAGATAAGAAAACAGAAAACGGTGATAAACTACGCGTAGCTTTTGGAATGGGAGAAAGCGAATGGAAAGTATTCGAAAATGAGATCATTCCAGCTTTCGAACAAGAAACAGGAATTAAAGTAGAACCAATTGCAATTGAAAGTGATAACTTAGTAAATAAACTTACAGCTGAAGTAGACTCTGGTAATTTTTCAGTTGATATGTTCGCGCAGGATGTAAATAACCTGTCAGCTCTTGTAGCTCGTGATCTAGTAGCTGATCTTTCTGAGTATAAGAGTGAAATTCCTGAGAAAGTAATCCCAGGTATGGTCGACGTTGCAACGTTTAATGAAAAGCTTCTATTCTTACCATACCGTCCGAATGTAGAAATTACATTTTACAATGAGAAGAAATTCAATAAATACGATATGAACCCACCACAAAACTGGGATGAGCTTTTAAAAGTAGCGAAGACGTTCAAACAGGAAGAAGGTCAAGGTCGTGTAGCCATGAAAGCGAACCTTGGTGGGGATAACGTAATCCATATGTTCGACTTTATCCGCTCTGCTGGCGGAGATCCATATGTGTTAAATGATGAAGGAAGCATTAAAGCTTTCAAATATATGCAGAAGCTTTACCCTTATTTAGCTGAACAAAGCTCTAAAGCAACATGGGATACGATGAACCAGTTCTTAGAAAAAGATAGTGTATATCTTGGGCAAAACTGGCCATTCTATATTCCTCAGTTCCACAAGCATGGTAAAGATGAAATTCAAGCATACAGTGGCTGGTCAGGTCCTGCTAAAGAATCCCACACATTAGGTGGCGAAGTGATTGGTATTCCAAAAGGATCGAAGAAGGTAGACGAAGCAATTAAGTTTGCGAAATTCCTAATGTCTAAAGAAGTACAAGAGCTTCTTGTAAGTGAATTAGCTTGGCCATCTGTTCGTTCCGACGCATATGGATTAGTTCAAGGCTATCAAAAGCCATACTTTAAAGCGATTAAAAATGCACTAGAGCATGCTGAACCACGTGGTAATGTACCATACTGGGGCGATGCAGAGAAGATCTATACAGAAGCATTCCAAAAGATCGTTGTAGAAGGTCAGGATGTTGAAGAAAACTTAAACAAAGCAGCAAAGCAATTACAGAAACTACAGCAGAAACAACAATAA
- a CDS encoding carbohydrate ABC transporter permease → MKRGKLQTWGLYAALLVIAFVMISPVYILFKVSISEPEEVNTAHPSFLVQDATMDHWTDILTTEKKTETGLIIYGIKGDTYSVTGADGNDYTLKGSDQFTINGVFKKVTFLNQDKEIKLGREELQNLRNNLTTKKTFFGKKVVENLYQPLGKSFLVATITTIVAIVICAPAAYVISRMPSYIGYIVVLGLLVTRMFPDVGIALPVATRFLSWGLTDSSFGLILAHLIPNLPFLAWILVGTFAMIPKDLEQSAMIDGANRIKALIRVVFPIAIPGIAVGSIFVWLNSWNEFIYARYLSTEVATLPLRIFEVITRGSIFPAAAYSMILTIPVIIITFVLQRYMKSGMLSGAVKG, encoded by the coding sequence ATGAAACGAGGAAAACTCCAAACTTGGGGATTATACGCAGCTTTGCTAGTCATCGCATTTGTTATGATTTCACCTGTTTATATCCTCTTTAAAGTCTCAATTAGTGAACCAGAAGAAGTAAATACAGCGCACCCTTCCTTTTTGGTGCAAGATGCAACCATGGACCATTGGACAGATATTTTAACGACTGAGAAGAAAACTGAGACAGGCCTGATAATTTATGGAATCAAAGGAGATACATATTCAGTTACAGGTGCTGACGGGAATGACTACACATTAAAAGGTTCTGATCAGTTTACCATTAATGGCGTGTTTAAGAAGGTTACCTTTTTAAACCAGGATAAAGAAATCAAGTTAGGTCGTGAAGAACTTCAGAATTTGCGAAATAACTTAACGACGAAGAAGACTTTCTTTGGTAAAAAAGTAGTGGAAAATTTATACCAACCACTTGGAAAGAGTTTTCTTGTAGCTACAATCACAACAATTGTTGCAATTGTAATCTGTGCACCCGCAGCTTATGTCATTTCTAGAATGCCTAGCTATATTGGTTACATTGTAGTTCTTGGTTTACTTGTAACACGAATGTTCCCGGATGTGGGGATTGCGTTACCAGTCGCGACTCGCTTTCTATCATGGGGGCTTACGGATTCATCTTTTGGGTTAATCTTGGCTCATTTAATTCCGAATCTACCATTTCTAGCTTGGATTTTAGTTGGAACGTTTGCTATGATCCCGAAAGATTTAGAGCAATCGGCTATGATTGATGGGGCAAATCGAATTAAAGCACTTATCCGTGTTGTTTTCCCTATTGCTATACCAGGGATTGCAGTTGGCTCAATCTTTGTTTGGCTAAACTCTTGGAATGAGTTTATCTATGCAAGGTATTTATCAACAGAAGTTGCTACGCTTCCGTTACGTATTTTTGAAGTTATTACAAGAGGAAGTATATTCCCAGCAGCAGCTTACTCTATGATTCTTACGATTCCGGTTATTATCATTACTTTTGTTCTCCAGCGTTACATGAAATCTGGAATGTTATCTGGAGCAGTAAAAGGTTGA
- a CDS encoding carbohydrate ABC transporter permease — MSSETAVNRQTNTKSSAKWKKLKSFFKMYKLETFMILPLIVYMFYFTLTPIINTVTMSFKDDDTGAWTLGNYQEIFTNINFTSALFNTLFITIVGIVLQIGFALIIALLLNQEFKGKGFFRTLMLVPMGVPTLVSGVTLLFIFGQTGYFNELLFRLGVVDTQPFWLGGGIDTLFVIIFADMWKVLPLTVLLLLAGLQSISKDVYEASSIDGASSWQTFWSITLPLLKPSITMAVILRAIDSFRIFELPLVMAGKSAPVLSTFSYEAFRHSNYGISGAAATILLGIIVLFIIAYLFIVERKNLKEVK; from the coding sequence ATGAGTTCAGAAACTGCAGTGAATCGCCAAACGAATACCAAATCATCTGCAAAATGGAAGAAGCTTAAATCATTTTTTAAAATGTACAAGCTAGAGACATTCATGATTCTTCCTTTGATTGTGTACATGTTTTACTTTACTTTAACGCCTATTATCAATACGGTCACAATGAGTTTTAAAGACGATGATACGGGTGCATGGACGCTGGGGAATTACCAAGAGATTTTCACAAACATAAATTTCACCTCAGCATTATTTAATACCCTTTTCATAACCATAGTAGGTATTGTGCTACAGATAGGGTTTGCCTTAATCATCGCGCTTTTACTTAACCAAGAATTTAAAGGTAAAGGATTCTTTAGAACACTCATGCTAGTGCCAATGGGGGTTCCTACACTTGTATCAGGTGTAACGCTTCTCTTTATATTTGGACAAACAGGGTATTTTAACGAGTTACTATTTCGCTTAGGAGTGGTAGACACCCAGCCGTTTTGGCTAGGAGGTGGAATCGATACCTTATTCGTGATCATTTTCGCAGATATGTGGAAGGTACTACCACTTACCGTTCTATTACTTTTAGCAGGACTGCAATCGATTTCAAAGGATGTGTATGAAGCATCATCCATTGACGGTGCAAGTTCTTGGCAGACATTTTGGTCAATCACGCTTCCACTATTAAAGCCTTCTATTACAATGGCTGTCATATTAAGAGCGATTGACTCGTTCAGAATCTTTGAGTTGCCTCTTGTTATGGCTGGTAAGAGCGCGCCGGTACTGTCCACTTTCTCATACGAGGCATTCCGCCACAGTAATTACGGGATATCAGGTGCAGCAGCCACGATATTACTTGGGATCATCGTTCTATTCATTATCGCCTATCTCTTCATCGTGGAGAGAAAGAATTTAAAAGAGGTGAAGTAA
- a CDS encoding ROK family transcriptional regulator, with translation MKLTLDINSTKIINLIREEGALSRVEICEKLDIPQSTVTRLTNKLMKLNMLREGQQGHSSGGRRPVMLEVNENCFYALGIEMGRSAIKAALINLNGDLLSFRMKVTYGDESIQEVVSYVKEIVQDVKTQADIHQTRVLGVGVGLPGPLDETEDHRISPPNFYGEKDIPLKHLLEEALELPVTLDNDANVATLAEKWFGEGVGYKDFTYVMTDIGIGCGLMINGSLYRGLQGEAGELGHMSIAFPGELCHCGNYGCLETLSSIPAIERTYQKMLNYESGSNEQNEENTFENILKEAESGSALAQKVVDQAAQHLGVGIANLINLFAPHKVIIGGTFSQVNAFTFDKIRSTALSRVIGKRVKDIPIVKSKIDEAVVLGAGALVINQEFSLTEGSKSSQV, from the coding sequence ATGAAACTGACACTAGATATTAATTCTACTAAAATTATTAACTTAATACGGGAAGAAGGAGCACTTTCACGTGTGGAAATATGTGAAAAGCTTGATATTCCACAGTCTACTGTGACACGTCTTACTAATAAGCTTATGAAGTTAAATATGCTAAGGGAGGGACAACAGGGTCACTCAAGTGGAGGAAGGCGTCCCGTTATGCTAGAGGTAAATGAGAATTGCTTCTATGCCCTAGGTATTGAAATGGGAAGATCAGCTATTAAAGCAGCCTTGATCAATTTAAATGGAGACTTACTTTCATTCAGGATGAAAGTAACTTATGGAGATGAATCCATACAAGAGGTTGTCTCTTATGTGAAGGAAATTGTTCAGGATGTGAAAACGCAGGCTGATATCCACCAAACGAGAGTCCTTGGTGTTGGAGTCGGTTTACCTGGTCCTCTTGATGAAACGGAGGATCACAGAATATCTCCACCGAACTTTTACGGTGAAAAAGACATCCCACTTAAACACTTGTTAGAAGAAGCTTTAGAATTACCTGTTACGCTTGATAATGATGCGAATGTAGCTACGCTAGCAGAAAAATGGTTCGGCGAGGGAGTCGGTTATAAGGATTTCACATATGTGATGACAGATATCGGGATCGGTTGTGGCTTAATGATAAACGGTTCTCTTTATCGGGGGCTCCAAGGGGAAGCTGGCGAGCTGGGACATATGAGTATCGCATTCCCAGGGGAACTTTGTCACTGTGGAAATTACGGTTGTTTAGAAACGTTATCCTCCATACCGGCTATTGAGCGAACGTATCAAAAAATGCTTAATTATGAAAGCGGTTCAAACGAACAGAATGAAGAAAATACATTTGAAAACATTTTAAAAGAAGCTGAATCAGGCTCAGCCTTAGCGCAAAAGGTTGTGGATCAAGCGGCTCAACATTTAGGCGTAGGGATTGCAAATCTAATCAATTTGTTTGCACCTCATAAAGTGATTATCGGAGGAACGTTCAGTCAAGTGAATGCATTTACATTTGATAAGATCCGCTCAACAGCTCTATCCAGAGTAATTGGTAAGCGAGTGAAAGATATACCAATTGTAAAATCTAAAATTGATGAAGCTGTCGTTCTTGGAGCAGGAGCTTTAGTTATTAATCAGGAGTTTTCATTAACAGAGGGATCTAAGTCTAGTCAGGTATAA
- a CDS encoding dipeptidase: protein MKETIQLHKDQYIEELKDFLRIPSISSVNDYKEDVQKAAKWLEGALKKIGMENIEIIQTEGHPIVYADWLHAEGKPTVLIYGHYDVQPAEPLNLWETPPFEPVVRANKIYARGATDDKGQVFIHIKALEAIMDKDGKLPVNVKFCIEGEEEIASRNLPPFIDQNQEKLAADAVLVSDTSFIDKNQPAICTSLRGALALEMNVKTANTDLHSGQYGGGVPNAVHSIVQLLDSMHNENGKVAIDGFYEGVPTPTPELREEVAQIPFDAEKTKKELNMTELFGEEGFTFQERTGIRPTLEINGVAGGFAEEGMKTIVPKEAVAKISCRLVGEQSPEKVYEYIQKHVEKYKPVGAQVDLKQLIKADPVSLDSQDPMIQKAADAYEDVYGIRPLFPKEGGSIPIVEVFARVLDAPVVLMGFGLPSENLHAPNEHFHLDNFTKGIETVCEYLYSL from the coding sequence ATGAAGGAAACCATTCAATTACATAAAGATCAATACATCGAAGAATTAAAAGACTTTTTACGTATTCCTAGTATTTCTTCAGTAAACGACTATAAAGAAGATGTGCAAAAGGCAGCTAAATGGCTTGAAGGTGCTTTGAAAAAAATCGGTATGGAAAATATCGAAATCATTCAAACAGAAGGCCATCCCATTGTTTATGCAGACTGGTTACATGCAGAAGGGAAGCCTACAGTACTTATTTATGGCCATTATGACGTCCAACCCGCAGAACCACTAAACCTATGGGAAACACCACCTTTTGAACCGGTTGTTCGAGCAAACAAAATTTATGCACGTGGTGCTACAGATGATAAGGGACAAGTATTTATTCATATTAAGGCATTAGAAGCCATTATGGATAAGGATGGAAAGCTTCCGGTAAATGTGAAGTTCTGTATTGAAGGTGAAGAGGAAATCGCAAGTCGTAATCTTCCTCCATTCATTGATCAAAATCAAGAAAAGCTCGCTGCAGATGCAGTGTTAGTTTCAGATACATCGTTTATTGATAAAAATCAACCAGCGATATGTACATCACTTCGCGGTGCTTTAGCGTTAGAAATGAACGTAAAGACAGCCAATACCGACTTGCACTCAGGTCAATACGGTGGAGGAGTCCCAAACGCTGTTCATAGCATTGTTCAGTTACTCGACTCTATGCATAATGAAAATGGCAAAGTAGCTATTGATGGTTTTTACGAAGGGGTACCAACTCCAACACCTGAACTAAGAGAAGAGGTAGCTCAAATTCCGTTTGATGCAGAAAAAACAAAAAAAGAACTCAATATGACTGAATTGTTTGGGGAAGAAGGCTTTACATTCCAAGAAAGAACTGGGATCCGCCCAACTTTAGAAATTAATGGTGTTGCTGGAGGATTTGCAGAAGAGGGAATGAAAACCATTGTGCCAAAAGAGGCTGTAGCTAAAATTAGCTGCCGTTTAGTTGGAGAACAATCTCCAGAAAAAGTGTATGAGTATATTCAAAAACACGTTGAGAAATATAAGCCGGTTGGAGCTCAAGTAGATTTAAAACAACTTATAAAAGCTGATCCAGTATCACTGGATTCACAAGATCCAATGATTCAAAAAGCCGCAGATGCATATGAGGATGTGTACGGCATTCGTCCACTCTTCCCGAAAGAAGGGGGATCCATCCCAATTGTAGAAGTATTCGCTCGTGTATTAGATGCACCTGTTGTATTAATGGGCTTTGGTTTACCTTCTGAAAACCTACATGCACCGAATGAACATTTCCATCTCGATAACTTTACCAAGGGAATTGAGACGGTTTGCGAATATCTGTATTCCTTATAG
- a CDS encoding DUF4023 family protein yields MDNTQDFVQQLNEKQRKDEHNKEREGKHRKPSKRLPSKTHK; encoded by the coding sequence ATGGATAATACGCAGGATTTCGTACAACAGTTAAATGAAAAACAGAGAAAAGATGAACATAATAAAGAGCGTGAAGGCAAACATCGTAAACCTTCTAAGCGTTTGCCAAGTAAGACACACAAGTAG